The Urbifossiella limnaea nucleotide sequence GGTCCGCAACGAGGAGATCGATCAGGTGTTCGACGACGGCACCGTCGTCCACACGCTGATCTCGGCGTCCCCCCTGCTCGACGCCGCCGGGACCCCCCGCGGCGCGGTAGCGTCGATCACCGACATCACGGCACAGAAGCGGACGGAGGAGGCGCTGCGGGCGAGCGAGGCGCGGTACCGCACCCTGTTCGAGTCGATCGACGAGGGGTTCTGCGTCATCGAGGTGCTGTTCGACGCGGCCGGCCGCCCGGCCGACTACCGGTTCGTCGAGGTGAACCCGGCGTTCGAGGCCCAGGCCGGCATGCGCGGGGCCGTCGGCCGGCGGATGCTCGAGTTCGTCCCGGCCATCGAGGACCACTGGCTGACGAACTACGGCCGGGTCGCCGCCACCGGCGAGCCGGTCCGGTTCGACGGCGAGGTGAAGGGGCTGAACCGCTGGTTCGAGGTGTACGCCTTCCGGGTCGGCGACCCGGCCGCCCGCCGGGTGGCGGTGCTGTTTACCGACGCGACCGCCCGCAAGCGGATGGAGGACGACCTCCGCCGGTCCGTCGCCGACCTGGCCGAGGCCCACCGGTTCCTCCACTCCGCCCTCGACGCCCTGACGAGCCACATCGCCGTGCTCGACGAGGCCGGCACCATCCTGGCGGTGAACGCCGCCTGGCGCCGGTTCGCCGACCAGAACCACTACGACGGCCACAACTACGGCGTCGGGTCGAACTACCTGACGGAGTGCGAGCCGCACACCGGCGGGTGCATGGACGGGCGGGAGGTGGCCGCCGGGCTGCGGGCCGTGCTGTCCGGGCGGGAGCCGTACTTCCAGTTCGAGTACCCGTGCCACTCGCCGACCGAGCACCGGTGGTTCACCATGCGGGTGAGCCGGTTCCAGACGCCGGGGCCGGTGCGGGTGGTGGTGTCGCACGAGGACGTGACGACCCGCCGCGAGGCCGAGGAGGCGCTGAAGGACGCCGACCGCCGCAAGAACGAGTTCCTGGCGATGCTGGCCCACGAGCTCCGCAACCCGCTGGCCCCGATCCGCAACTCGCTCCACATCCTGCGCCTGGTCGGCGGCGCCGAGGCCACCAGCGTCCACGACATGATGGACCGGCAGGTGGCCCACATGGTGCGGCTCGTCGACGACCTGCTGGAGGTGTCGCGGATCACCCGCGGCAAGATCGACCTCCGCCGCGCCCCGGTGGACCTCGCCACAGTCCTCCGCACCGCCGTCGAGACGAGTCGCCCGCTGATCGACGCCGCGAACCACACGCTGACGGTGGACGTGCCGGCCGGCGGGCTCGTGGTGGACGGGGACGCGGTGCGGCTGGCGCAGGTGTTCGCCAACCTGCTGAACAACGCGGCGAAGTACACCGAGCCCGGTGGCGCCATCCGCCTTCGGGCGCGCCGGGT carries:
- a CDS encoding PAS domain-containing sensor histidine kinase produces the protein MTDPGRAAELRVLIYAPTGRDAALAHDVLARAGVAAHVCADLAAVCTELDAGAGALLTTEEAAATDHDDCLAGWLGRQPPWSDLPVLLLARPGADSPAMTRAVEVLGNVAVLERPVRIAALVSTARTALRGRDRQYQTRQLLLDREQTTVELRTLMDLLPVGVFIAHDPACRRITGNRAANAILRMPGAANLSKTAPPVERPTHFRPSRGGVEIPPAGLPVQRAARGEVVRNEEIDQVFDDGTVVHTLISASPLLDAAGTPRGAVASITDITAQKRTEEALRASEARYRTLFESIDEGFCVIEVLFDAAGRPADYRFVEVNPAFEAQAGMRGAVGRRMLEFVPAIEDHWLTNYGRVAATGEPVRFDGEVKGLNRWFEVYAFRVGDPAARRVAVLFTDATARKRMEDDLRRSVADLAEAHRFLHSALDALTSHIAVLDEAGTILAVNAAWRRFADQNHYDGHNYGVGSNYLTECEPHTGGCMDGREVAAGLRAVLSGREPYFQFEYPCHSPTEHRWFTMRVSRFQTPGPVRVVVSHEDVTTRREAEEALKDADRRKNEFLAMLAHELRNPLAPIRNSLHILRLVGGAEATSVHDMMDRQVAHMVRLVDDLLEVSRITRGKIDLRRAPVDLATVLRTAVETSRPLIDAANHTLTVDVPAGGLVVDGDAVRLAQVFANLLNNAAKYTEPGGAIRLRARRVGADAVVTVRDTGAGIPPEMLARVFDMFTQIDRTDTRAQGGLGIGLTLVKSLVELHGGRVAVRSDGAGKGSEFEVRLPVLPDGAVPAGS